A window of the Oryzias melastigma strain HK-1 linkage group LG11, ASM292280v2, whole genome shotgun sequence genome harbors these coding sequences:
- the LOC112159434 gene encoding leucine-rich repeat and immunoglobulin-like domain-containing nogo receptor-interacting protein 1 produces MKNLSHINDKSFFLRRFHHSLLVFCQRSFPHPCHQMFRVTSTQLWMCWRALYLLTAAAASSSETSWVCPLTCRCNSSTLAINCGGSQLTSVPDSLPQEAELLNLSKNAIKTLVQQQFYMLTPLLHLDLSDNLLVLIEAEAFLGSHNLLTLNISHNHLKIVPVGAFIGLMNLKLLDISGNQILVFLDFTFRDLTSLQFCKASDNSFVFISHQAFYGLSSLRELDLDGFNLTVVPTEALNQLSRLRTLSFRRLGTTSLPNYSFRYLVQLKELVVSQCPRLERLSANSLFGLNLTSLAITHCNLNGVPYVPLHHLVYLVRLDLSFNPITYIHGNLLKDLLRLQEFHLVGGSLIRIEVGAFKGLVYLNLLNVSRNLLTTLEAGAFQSVDGLRTLGLDGNSLACDCRLLWVVRKRLLLDFGGNPPTCTTSVQLQGWNFLDFSDDELLKLLTCQKPRILNNKRQDVSVDQGHTAVLHCSAEGDPLPSVNWLNPQLRQVPPVGRIRVLTNGTLEIRYAQPHDSGTYICVTSNAGGNDSLRVSLHVQSLPSKKHFALHGWSVLPSASTDGIGNHKLPFDLKTLLIAATIGFLSFFSSVSVCFVFMFFWSKSKGQIKHTATIAYVPRSAMSNNNSKSAGGYMETGRFTMKLI; encoded by the exons ATGAAGAATTTAAGTCATATAAATGACAAGTCTTTCTTTCTGAGGAG GTTCCATCATTCTTTGCTTGTCTTCTGCCAGCGCTCCTTCCCTCACCCATGCCATCAGATGTTCAGGGTGACTTCCACCCAGTTATGGATGTGCTGGAGAGCTCTCTACTTGTTGACTGCAGCAGCGGCTTCATCGTCTGAGACCAGCTGGGTGTGTCCACTAACCTGCCGCTGCAACTCTTCCACGCTAGCGATAAACTGCGGGGGCAGCCAGCTAACATCTGTGCCAGACAGCCTTCCGCAGGAAGCTGAGCTCCTAAACTTGAGCAAGAACGCAATCAAGACTCTGGTGCAGCAGCAGTTCTACATGCTAACTCCACTGCTGCATTTGGACTTAAGCGACAACCTCCTGGTGTTGATTGAAGCAGAAGCCTTTCTGGGTTCACACAACCTCCTGACTCTTAACATTTCACACAACCACCTAAAGATCGTTCCAGTTGGAGCTTTCATTGGCTTGATGAACTTGAAGTTGCTGGACATTAGTGGAAATCAAATCCTTGTGTTCTTGGACTTTACTTTTAGAGACCTGACATCCCTCCAGTTCTGCAAAGCATCAGACAATAGCTTTGTATTCATCTCTCATCAAGCCTTTTACGGACTCTCAAGTTTACGAGAGCTAGACCTCGATGGCTTCAATCTCACTGTGGTGCCAACTGAAGCTCTAAATCAGCTCAGTAGGTTGAGGACCCTCAGTTTTCGGCGGCTGGGAACCACCTCATTGCCAAACTACTCTTTTCGTTATTTGGTACAGCTTAAAGAACTTGTCGTTTCTCAGTGCCCCAGATTGGAGCGTTTGTCTGCAAACAGTCTGTTTGGTCTCAATCTCACGTCCCTGGCCATCACGCACTGTAACCTCAACGGCGTCCCCTACGTCCCTTTGCATCACCTCGTGTATCTTGTACGTCTAGACCTTTCTTTTAATCCGATCACCTACATCCATGGAAATCTACTGAAAGATTTACTTCGCCTCCAGGAGTTCCATCTTGTAGGCGGATCACTGATCCGCATTGAAGTTGGGGCTTTCAAGGGTTTGGTGTATCTGAACCTGCTGAACGTGTCAAGAAACCTTCTCACCACGCTTGAGGCAGGAGCTTTCCAGTCAGTGGACGGTTTAAGAACTCTAGGCCTCGATGGCAACTCATTAGCGTGCGACTGTCGATTACTTTGGGTGGTGCGGAAGCGACTCCTTCTAGATTTTGGGGGCAATCCACCGACTTGCACGACCTCAGTCCAGCTGCAGGGCTGGAATTTTCTGGACTTCTCGGACGATGAGCTCCTGAAGCTTCTCACCTGTCAGAAGCCTCGAATCCTGAACAATAAACGGCAAGATGTGTCGGTGGACCAGGGTCACACAGCGGTGCTTCACTGCAGTGCAGAGGGCGACCCCCTTCCTTCCGTCAACTGGCTGAACCCCCAGCTAAGACAAGTCCCACCAGTAGGTAGGATACGGGTTCTCACCAACGGCACTCTGGAGATCCGCTATGCTCAGCCACACGACAGTGGTACTTACATCTGTGTCACTTCTAACGCTGGAGGAAACGACAGCCTGCGCGTCAGCCTTCACGTCCAATCCTTGCCTTCAAAAAAGCACTTTGCTCTTCATGGTTGGTCTGTGCTTCCATCTGCCTCCACGGACGGGATCGGGAATCACAAACTCCCGTTTGATCTCAAGACACTGCTGATAGCAGCAACCATTGGGTTTCTCTCGTTTTTTAGCTCTGTGAGCGTGTGCTTCGTTTTCATGTTCTTTTGGAGTAAAAGCAAAGGGCAAATCAAACACACAGCCACGATCGCATATGTGCCAAGAAGTGCCATGTCCAATAATAACAGCAAATCAGCGGGTGGCTACATGGAGACAGGCAGATTCACCATGAAACTGATATGA
- the vps72a gene encoding vacuolar protein sorting 72 homolog a: MSLAGSREPRKTAGNRMSKLLDAEEEDEFYKTTYGGFHDESGDDEYHGEHSDTEDEVDSDFDIDEGDEPDSDQEEDAPRRKSRVVTKAYKEPIKVAKPKPKKPVEEQRKTEKTRVDLRRRIPQEFQDFAETRKSVRQSTSEHTRKTNLRLQERQDAPRRRRGAHRDRPLTQEELLAEARQTAELNIRSLENYERLEADKKKQVHKKRRFEGPTIRYHSVLMPIVSHSVLKEENVDVEGLDQDVPPTAPQNPATPSQQPTGGLCSRTYITFSDDEAFEVAFPRTAHCGPQQPVQEICPVTHKAALYRDPVTDIPYANARAFRIIREAYRKYVAAHGFPNTSGGGTSGDSGAMKGARPKLSIKQTGVAS; this comes from the exons ATGAGTCTGGCAGGAAGCCGTGAACCCAGAAAGACTGCGGGAAACCGCATGTCGAAGCTTCTGGACGCCGAAGAAGAGGACGAGTTCTACAAGACGACCTACGGAGGATTTCACGAT gAATCTGGAGATGACGAATATCACGGGGAGCATTCAGACACTGAGGATGAGGTTGACAGTGACTTTGACAtcgatgaaggtgatgagccagACAGTGACCAAGAGGAAGACGCTCCTCGGAGGAAAAGCAGGGTCGTTACGAAAGCTTACAAG GAACCCATAAAGGTGGCCAAACCCAAACCTAAGAAACCCGTTGAAGAGCAGAGAAAGACTGAGAAAACCCGCGTGGATCTGAGGAGGAGGATTCCACAAGAATTCCAAGACTTTGCAGAAA CACGTAAGTCAGTGCGGCAGTCCACCAGCGAGCACACGAGGAAGACCAACCTGCGCCTGCAGGAGCGCCAGGATGCTCCACGAAGACGCAGAGGAGCCCATCGAGATCGACCCCTCACCCAGGAAGAGCTGCTGGCAGAGGCCCGGCAAACAGCAGAACTCAACATCCGATCTCTTG aaaactaTGAACGTCTGGAAGCAGACAAGAAGAAACAAGTCCACAAGAAGCGGCGATTCGAGGGTCCAACTATCCGCTACCATTCAGTGCTCATGCCCATCGTCTCCCACTCTGTCCTGAAGGAGGAAAACGTTGATGTGGAGGG GTTGGATCAGGACGTTCCTCCGACAGCGCCGCAGAATCCCGCCACCCCTTCCCAGCAGCCGACCGGAGGCCTGTGCTCCCGGACTTACATAACCTTCAGTGACGACGAGGCGTTCGAGGTGGCCTTTCCCCGCACCGCCCACTGCGGCCCCCAGCAGCCCGTTCAGGAGATTTGCCCCGTTACCCACAAGGCCGCTCTGTACAGAGACCCCGTCACAGACATTCCCTACGCCAACGCGCGGGCCTTCCGCATCATCCGAGAGGCGTACCGTAAATACGTGGCTGCTCACGGCTTTCCCAACACGTCGGGAGGGGGGACGTCGGGGGACTCTGGGGCTATGAAGGGTGCCCGACCAAAATTGTCTATCAAACAAACAGGGGTCGCTTCCTAG